The genomic region TCTCCCTCCGACCCCAACACCGCCCAACTTTCCTCCATCCTCTCCTCGCACCCCAAATCCTCCATCGAAGCTCTCgacctctctcttctctcaaaCGTACGAGCCTTCTCCGAAAATACAGCAAAGAGAGTAGCTTCTGGCGAAATACCTCCTATAAAAGCTATCATCTGCAATGCTTTCACCATGTCTGTAACAGAGCAGGTTTACACTCCCGATGGCTTCGAGAGGACGTTCCATGTCAACCATTTATCTCATTTTGTTCTGGTGCTAAAGTTGATTGGAAGTATGGCGAGCGATGGGAGGATCGTGATGCTTGGTTCGGATACACACTATACAACTCGCTCACACCCACTTTTTAAGCAACGACCTGGTATTCCAGAAGATACTGAGCTTTTAGTCAAGCCGAAGCTGGATAAGAAGGGAAAAGAGTATGATGGAGGATTCCATCGGTATGGAAACTCGAAGTTAGCAAATATCATGTTCATGCAGGATCTCAACGCCAGGCTTGAGAAGGTAAGCCTAGGCCACCACCTCAATATCCTCAAACTGACAAATTAGAATCCCACACTCTCTGGTATCACCGCTATAGCAATGGACCCAGGCGGCATGGTCGATTCCCGTGCGCACAGGATTCAGACGCCGTTTATGCGGTTTGCTTTCAGCCTTGTGCTTATATCACTCCCCATTCTTCGCCACTTCACCGATATTATGCGGCCAGCAGCGCAATCAGGTCGAGAGTTGGTCGAGCTGAGCGTTGGGGAGAAATTCAAGGGCACAAAGGGGTATTTCATGGGGGCCAGAcgggaggaagaggatattGCCTGTAAGGATGTCCATAAGAGGGAGCTCTTGTGGAATGCTTGTTGGGAGTGGGCTGGGATgagggaggaagagaccGTTTTGTTGTAATGATGTTAAGGTTAGGGACTTGCGTGGTCGAGGGTGTACATAAGGTATCGAGAGGGAGGTATCTTTTGCTATAGTGCTATAAGTCCAAAAGGAAGATATGACCAGCGACAAGTAATGAACAGAGGAGAAGTAATGGCCGATGGATGGAAGCAAAAGCTACACTGCAGATTGAAGGCAGAAAATGCCGTCATAAGTATGATCATAAGATATCGAGTCTCAATTTCTATATTCAAGTCTACAGGACCCATGTACACCGAATTACCAAACAAACCGAAACAGAAAACGCCCTCTAAGAGCCATGAATGAACGCTTTAGCGCTTTAATACAACTGCAACATATTAGCATTACCTTTTTAACTCAGCAACGGAAGCCAACTTACCCAGTTGAGCAGCCACATCACTCCAAGGATGCCTGCAATGCGCATGTGGAGGCCAGTCGTAACAGACTTGGCAAAGTCCTTTGCACGGTCCAAGTGGACGTTGTTGAGCATGGGCATGTTCTCCCATACAGGCTCGACAATCTTCAGCTCGCCTccctcttcgtcatcttccaCGATCTCGGGGATGCCTTGCTTTGGCTTAGCCTCGCCGAGAATGAGCTTGACGATCTTGCCAGATGCTTCGGCAACAAGGTGGCTGACCCAGAAGAAGACTGGGACAATGACTGCGAGATCTCGCCAGCGATCATTGAGGAGACTGGCATCGCCCTTGAAGATATCCAAGAGAAGGACGCCCTTGGTGTCAGCGGCCAGGAAGACGTGGAACTGCAGGATGAATGTCTCGAGGGAGCATCGACCGAGCCACGCCGCAGCAGTAGAGTAGTAGTTCCTCATGGTAACGGTAGCGTTTCGAAGAGCGATGAAGGCAAGAATAGGCACTGCCGCAATGACCGGGTGCATCATGATATAGACCTTTCTGTCGCCAGTGTATGTGCAGAGGTAGGCATACCCAAGGATTGACAGGGCTGAAGGAATGATGGCAGCTTTGAAGTTGGTGTACCAAGCAGAATCACGCTCGAGTCGCTGTTGCGCGACACCAGCAAGCATGCCGACAAACACAATGGCTCCATCAAGAGTGACTCTGAACATCCACTCGTCGATGTTCCACTTGATGCGGAAGACGACATCGAGGATTGCGAAAGCCCATTGGGTGAGAGGGGTGAAGTTGAGAATGACTGTGACGATAATAAAAGAGGCAAAGATCTTGCTCGTGACGATCTTGACACTATCGTTAAAGCCGGAGCAGATGGCCATGGTAGCATAGACGACCATGAACCAGAAGCTGACAAGAGGCGCAAAGTAGTAGAACATGTAGTCAGTTCCCATGACGTAAGGAAGGGCACAGCTCAGCATGTTCAAGCGCAGCATGACACTTGCAATGCGGCGGAATGAAAAGTCCTTCTTGGAGAGGAAGTAGATGGTATGTCCGTATCCAGTCTGGAAGAGGTAGGCAGCGACAAGCAATCGGATGAAGATATAGATGGGAAGATTGCGAATTGCACCAGTCCAATGGTAAACAAGAATGGCAGCCTGCATCCAACCTTTCCACTCTTCAGTCTGATCTCTTGAGAGGACGccagcatcctcatcaattGTCACGGTGGTAGTGGCAGGGGCGGCGGCAGCCTCAGCAACTGGAAGACGAGGCGCACGGAACTTTGTCTTACGGATGGTGAGTCCGGCAATGATGAGGCAGATTGCAATGAGGAGGTAGAACTCATTTGGAATAAACTCCTTCATGCCCTTGGAAAACAAATGGGTACGGTCGGCAGCGAAACAGtagagaagagagacagcAAACATGCCAACCTTCATATCGAGCCACTTGATCTCGATGGACGAGACGAGGGTGACGCCCTCGTAGCAGATGCATGCAATGACGTAGATAGCAGTGAGGCCGAGAATGGCAATTTGGACCCATGATTGCGAGGGATAATCTGTGCAGCAGGTTCGAGTGTAGGGATATCCGTTCATTCGATCAAGCTTGGCGTTGCATCGGGCATTGAGTAGGATGTTGGCTTTGATCTCAGCGACAGTGTCAATGACGTGAAAGCCAGTCTGGGTTCTGTCGACGATAGCCTCAGGCTGATTGAGCGAGAGCTGAGGGAATGCTCGGAGCAGACGGAGGTTGTGCTCCTCTTCCTGGCTGTAGATGACCTTATCAATGTTTTCGACCTCGCCCTTGTGAATACCCTTAGGCCCAGTGCGGGATTTGGGGAGTTCATTGTAGTATGGAGGCGCAACGGGGGCGAGGAATACTTCATTGCCAATGCCTTCAACGGGGTCCATTGGTCCTGTACCCCATTTGGTGAGGTCTCCCAAATGGAGGATGtcggtgatgttgtcgaggGCCACGGCGAATCGCTTGTCAGACTCGTTGCCGAAGAAGTTACCGGCGTACCAAGCACCAGCGCCCAGCATGATGAGGCCGGGATCGGAGCCATGATGCTTTTCCTTCCGCTTCGCTTTCTCTTCGGCGGACTCCTTGATCTGGCCTTGCTTGTGCTTGTCCTCGCTGATTCGCTCGAGCTGTTCTCGTAGAGGGTGGCCTGGTTCGGTATGGTAAAACGGGTTCCAGATGTGCAGCATTCGGACGCCATTGAAGGTTGTGTTGTAGCTTCGGTGAGGTTTGGCTTTCTTGCGGCCTTCCATGGCCTTCTTACGATCCAACTAATTACCAGTCAGTAGCAGAACAATGCGCGGATGCGGAAGGGCATTATTTACCAATCGCGCAGTGCCCCAGTATATCTGTCGAGTCGTTGAGTCGCCAGAGAAGACCAAATGGCGATCACCCATGCAATCCTTTATGTCCTGCGCTGTGTAATGATGCAGCATACATCCATCAGGCTGCCAATTCGTGAAGGGCTTCCTCGCACCCGTCTCATCCGGAGCATGGATCCAGCTTCCATTTCGTTCACTCTCGCCTAGCAGCGCTCTACATCGATACGGATCATCTGAGGAATAGACATTGTGAAACGTCAACGAGCCTAGCAAGACCAGACAAAAGACGATTGGGAGAAATCTTGCCGCAAAGGCCATGGGCCGTGATGATTCCGACATGATGTGAGAGAATGTGGTTATGCGTCGGGTGAAGGCTAGAAGCCTGCGAAGtgacgagatgagaagatAAAGAGCTCTCTTGGCCGCGGAGAGGTAAGAAGAGACATTCTGGTGGCGTAGGAAGGATTGCGTCCCTTGCTTTAACCCCTGAGACCGCTGGGGCATGATGGTATGGACGGAGGGCGCTTGGAATGAACTAACGGCATGCCTAGATTGAGTGCGTCCAAAAGTAGTTGGGTTGATAGAGGAAAAGGAGAGACAAGAGCTAAAAAGCCACGGGGGATAAGGGAAAGGGAAACAAGGTGATTCAGAAGGGGATCagcaaaggagaaggaatgaaggaaaaaaagaaaagaaagagagacagagacagagttAAACAGCCGATGATATGATCGATAGTGTACGAAAAACGCAGTGTCACCCGTCACACGCGGCCACAGACGCGGAAGGcaagatatttttattacACAGACAATTCGACCCCTAGAAAAGACCAGAAAGGAACCCCTCAACGGAACAAGAATCCCTCCCACTTCCCAGGGCCAGGTCCAGGGCTAGGTCCCCTCATCTCTAAACATGTCAAGCTCAGTAGTCTATCGCTAGTCTCCCTCCGCCGCAGAACCGACATCCAATAGCCAGCGCCACGCAATAAAGCCCCCCTGACTAAAACAGCAAGGGAGCAGTTCAGCTCTGCGTGCCAGCACCAAAAAACCGTCAAACCCCCTGCATTCCGCCAAAATAAACAAGCTTTTTCCATTCCCGTGCCAATTTTTCTGCAGTGACAGTCAAGATTAGATTAGGTTGGGAAAGTCAATCGCGTGCGTGGCCTGTTGCCCCACTGATCAATCTAAAGGGTAATTATGTATATGgataagttaatattaaccttataaattaaataaaaactcAATTAATTTGTTCCCCTAGGGATTCTTTATTGCCGGTTTGTTTGCCGCGAGTCAACCCTTGGATTGTCAGTTCATGAAATGCGCCACTGGGGATAGCGCCACTTTTTACACATTCAGTGAATGCTTGCCCTGATCTTCAAGGACAGATATGTACTGTACAGTAGGCACAGTACTACGTACAGTAGGGGAAACGTAACCCATGGACGTACAGTATCTAAGTTACGTGTTCCCCGTCTCGTTTCTTTGAGGTGACGAATCTGACACAACTGTCGCACCGATCGATCTGTCATttctgtttgtttgttgttttcgAGTTACACAGCGTTACACGTTTCCGTCATGATTCAACTGCCGGAGGATTAAAGCTTGACATTCAACGAGAGGCTGTGATTTGGTGGTTTAGCGGTGCTTAAAATTGGTAGGGTGACACTGAAGGGGTCCTGGAGGGAAATCGTTTCAGGGCtcgattgattgattgatccGTCGGCTCGGGGACAGAACCGGCACAGCTGGGGCCCCGCCATCGGCGTGAGCTTCCGATCGTTTGATCAGCGACCGGGACTTCCAAGATTGCCAGATAAATAGAATCGATACCAGTACGAGCATGAATCGATATCAGTAATTAACGAAATAACAAAACAATAATCTGCTCAAGATGTCATTCTGGATCGAGACAGAAGACTGGCATACTGCCGGTGAACCCTTCCGCATCGTCCAAACCCTCCCGCCAAGCCATCTCCCCGAAGGCGAGACTGTCGCTCAACGTCGCCTTGCTGTCATTAAGACTCCCAGTCACCCTCTTGACCAACTCCGGCAATCTCTGTGCCATGAACCAAGAGGCCATGCGGACATGTATGGTGGTTTTATAACGCCGCCGAATGATCCCGGTGCTCATTTCGGCGTCTTGTTCTGGCACAAAGACGGCTTCTCAACGGCATGCGGGCACGGGACCATAGCTTTGGGGTATTGGGCTGTTACAAAGGGTCTTGTTGAAGCGCCCGAAAACGggattgttgatgtcgttaTTGACGTTCCTTCTGGGAGGGTTACCGCGAAGATTGCTGTCAAGGACGGCAAGCCGATCCATGGcgacttcatcaacgtcaagagCTACCAGATTGCCAAGGACGTATCTGTCAATCTCCCATCACAGGGTGttgatgtcaaggccaatCTCTCATTCGGCGGAGCTCTCTACGCTACCATCGACGCGGCTCAGCTGGACCTCAAGGTTGAACCGAGCCAGtacatcaacttcatcaacctTGGACGCGAGATCAAAGCTTCTCTAGGCACTAGAGCACACTACAACACTTATGATCTATACGGCGTCATATTCTTCAATGATGAAGGCACTGGACCAGCTGGAGAGGTACTTCAACGCAACGTTACTGTCTTTGCAGATGGACAGATCGATCGCTCACCCTGTGGCTCAGGCACAGCTTCAAGAGTAGCAGTCCTTTTGGCTGAAGGACGATTGGGAGCTGGAAAGTCGAAGCTCCTGCATCGATCGATTATCGATACAGTATTTGAAGCAGATATTGTttctgaagaggagagccCTGTCGAGTTCCCGGCTTGTATTCCGAGAGTGAGAGGAACAGCTAACCTGGTCGGGACAATGAACTTCTTTATCGATCCGGAGGACACAGTATTTCCTGGGTTCCTGTTGAGATAAACGAATGAAAGAATAAGTTCTTAGAAGTGGCATATTCCATCATTATTcattagtatatatatacaagcTACCATAATCCATACCATGCAACTTCGTACAATCTTTCCCTGGTCATCTATGCCAAATTAAGATTTTGTGTATATGGACTCACGAATGTGTTCCAATCATTTGAATCACTGGCAACCGAGACCGGTGCATCCTTTTGGGTATGTAAATCTCTCATGCGCCAGACTTTTAGAATCACCGCTTTTGTTCTCTCAACATTCGCCAACGTCAAACCTACCATGGAATCAAGGGTCTCCAATACTAGCTGTCTGCCAGATAAAAAGGTGCCTTGATCACCATGGGCGAAGATCTTGTCGTCGTTCAAAGGATCTAGCTCCACGGCTGCGACGAACAGAGGGAACAGAAGTCCTGCAGCGCTGCCTTGTTGGATAAGGTCGTGAATACTGTGTAGGACCTTGATGACAAGCTGTGAGACCTGTGGCGTAGAAGGGTCCGCATCTCGAAGCAGACAGTGAAAGTATATCTGCACTGAAGTCTTCTTCAGGTCCACACATCGTCTGACATTCTCATCCATGGCCTCGACAACAGTGATATTGGAGCTGACCAAAGTCAACTCTctgtcaagctcctcgactTGGATCTCATAGTATTCTTGAGACATATCTCGggttcttgtccttgccagTTCAGTGATCTTAAAAATCACAGATGCCATGGCCGGACTGCAGCCCATCCACGCATCGATATCCTCCGTATGATCCGGTCTTTGCCAATATTCCAGGCCAAAGATAGGTGAATTTCCACAAGCTGTTCTGCTGATAACATCTTGAAAAGCAAAATATCGCTCTGAGAACGCAGCAAGACTTCCAAATGCAGAGTTCTTACTTGACGGAAGAGCAAGTTGTTGGCGTTTTCGCATGAAATCTTGACTTGCCCTTAGGTGAAATACCCATCGATAATCACCATTGTCAAGGATTTCATAAAGACAGAGAAACATCATTGTGGCAGGGACTTGAGGATCCAGTATGACATCTGCCGTGACATCTGGAGATCGAATCCTTTGTAGAAGACCAGTCAGGGCCTTGCCTTTCATCTTCATTGCTGTGCGTGTCCATGATGGATCTGTGATGCTTCGATGTCGAGCAGAGAATGCAAGGACAGATTGGacgagaagatcttggccagcATGGGTGAATAGAGGAGCAACCATGCTTGCAAAAGGCGACGAGAGTTGTGAAGAAGGTGTTGTGAGAGGGCATAATCGTAGGAGATAGTATTCGAAAAGACTCGTTTCAAAGGTGCTCAGTGTAGGGaatgatgatattgaaggaacgagtcttggtggtgatcgTGACCTCCGAATAAGCGCTGAAGACGGTGCAGTCTCATCTCTCAACTCCATAGCCTCCCTAACAAGACTCTCTTCATAATTCGGATCATGAACAAAGTCACTATAATAAGTATTGATAAAATGTCTCGGCCCAACAGCCCCAAACCCCCAAGCCTTTGGCGAATGAACCTGCGGCGGTCGTCTTTGCCTCGCCCCATCCTTACACCAAACACCCTCCCGCCCAAACGAGAGCCCCTTCGCAGTGAACTCAGCCTCCCATTTTAACTGCAGCGTAGTATTGCACGATAATCCGCGGGAGACGCAGTTCCGACATGCAGGTTTAGCTTCGTCGCATTTTACCTTGCGGGTCCGGCACGTTTGACATCCTGACCTTGTTCGTCTCTGGACGGGGCCGGTTTTGCCGGGGGGACGGCGGCGCGGCATTGGGGGGGATATGGGACACGGAGCAAAAGTGCCggggagatggaggaggattCTTTTGCTTATGAGAGTGAGTGGTTGATCGTCTGATGGGGAGAGTGGAAAAGCGGGGGGAGTTTGGAGGAGGAGACGACGCTATGGATGGGGCTATCACCTGATGATAGCGAATGGGCGATGGATGAGCCAATCAGATGTACAGTGTGAATCTGTGATTCGGCTGGACCTTCGACGACATATCTCGGTTGGACCTTCAATGGAGGCGATAGTATTGGACATCTCCTATATCTTTCATGGTCCGAGCTGTTTATTCCCATTATTTACTCATCACACCACCAACATTGCGTTCTCACAATCCCTACAATGGCCTCAACTCTCACCAAACAGTCCCAAATTCTCATCGTTGGTGGCGGAACTTGGGGATGCTCAACGGCCCTCCATC from Fusarium fujikuroi IMI 58289 draft genome, chromosome FFUJ_chr04 harbors:
- a CDS encoding related to Proline racemase, which codes for MSFWIETEDWHTAGEPFRIVQTLPPSHLPEGETVAQRRLAVIKTPSHPLDQLRQSLCHEPRGHADMYGGFITPPNDPGAHFGVLFWHKDGFSTACGHGTIALGYWAVTKGLVEAPENGIVDVVIDVPSGRVTAKIAVKDGKPIHGDFINVKSYQIAKDVSVNLPSQGVDVKANLSFGGALYATIDAAQLDLKVEPSQYINFINLGREIKASLGTRAHYNTYDLYGVIFFNDEGTGPAGEVLQRNVTVFADGQIDRSPCGSGTASRVAVLLAEGRLGAGKSKLLHRSIIDTVFEADIVSEEESPVEFPACIPRVRGTANLVGTMNFFIDPEDTVFPGFLLR
- a CDS encoding related to dehydrogenase/reductase: MTGTIVITGANGSLALAYVAHLIKTQPSYTILATVRNTSPSDPNTAQLSSILSSHPKSSIEALDLSLLSNVRAFSENTAKRVASGEIPPIKAIICNAFTMSVTEQVYTPDGFERTFHVNHLSHFVLVLKLIGSMASDGRIVMLGSDTHYTTRSHPLFKQRPGIPEDTELLVKPKLDKKGKEYDGGFHRYGNSKLANIMFMQDLNARLEKNPTLSGITAIAMDPGGMVDSRAHRIQTPFMRFAFSLVLISLPILRHFTDIMRPAAQSGRELVELSVGEKFKGTKGYFMGARREEEDIACKDVHKRELLWNACWEWAGMREEETVLL